GGCGGCTATGTCGTCCTGGCCTGCGCGATCTATGCCGCCATGACCGCCTTCACCTTGCGGCATCTCGAGGACCATCATCCCCGCGCCACGTTCGGCCGGGCGAATCAGGTCACCCTGTTCCGGGTCGGGCTGATCGCCCTGGTCGGCGGCACGCTCGCGGTCGTCGCGCCGCCGCCATGGCTTCAGTGGCTGAGCGTGAGCGTTGCAAGCGTCGCGCTTGCGCTCGATGGTGTCGACGGACTGCTGGCCCGGCGTCGCGGCAGCGCGACGAGGCTGGGAGCGCGATTCGACCTCGAGGTCGATGCGGCCCTGATCCTGTTGCTGGCCGCGTTGGCGTGGCAAACGGGAAAAGTCGGCGCGTGGGTCTTGCTTATCGGCCTGTGGCGCTACGTATTCGTCTTGGCCGGTGTGGTATTCCCGAAGCTGCGCGGCCCGTTGGGACCGGCCCTGTGGCGGAAAGCCGTGTGCGTGCTCCAGATCGTCAGCCTGCTGTTCGTCCTGCTTCCGGTATCCGGGGCGATCGCGGCAAGCACGGTCGCGGCGATCGCGCTGGCGGCGCTGACCGCGTCCTTCGCCTATGACGCCTGGCGCATGACCACGGCCGGCGATGTCCCGTTCGCGGCGGGGAACGTGACGAAGCCCTGACGCCGCCCCACCCAGCCACGATGGATGCCTGTGCACCTGCGGACCACATCCGCTATGGTGCCGCGAGGAGGACCTGTTCTTGACACCTTTCCGAGGCACAAGCCCGGTTCAGCCCCTGCAAGAGCTCGGTCGCGCGATCGCCGAGC
Above is a genomic segment from Geminicoccaceae bacterium SCSIO 64248 containing:
- a CDS encoding CDP-alcohol phosphatidyltransferase family protein yields the protein MTALMRSTVTNIAWFGTGTALTAIGLALWAGLGGGYVVLACAIYAAMTAFTLRHLEDHHPRATFGRANQVTLFRVGLIALVGGTLAVVAPPPWLQWLSVSVASVALALDGVDGLLARRRGSATRLGARFDLEVDAALILLLAALAWQTGKVGAWVLLIGLWRYVFVLAGVVFPKLRGPLGPALWRKAVCVLQIVSLLFVLLPVSGAIAASTVAAIALAALTASFAYDAWRMTTAGDVPFAAGNVTKP